CAATATCACAAATGGCCAATTTGTGGCCTATCAGTGTGACAGGGTTTACTCCAGTCTCGGCAGACCAGATCCGACATGAGCCATCGGCACCAGCCGATATTACCACTACACCGGAATTGAAGAATTTGCTCTTGTACACTGGACCACCATGGCCTTTAAGGTCTAGCATGACTTCACctgtaaaacacaaaaaaaattcaaacatgCACCAATAGCCGGGCCCACACAGAGCAAAGAAAGCCCTCTTACTATTTTAGAGATAAAGAAGTAAAAAAATCTCTTGTTGTCATCATTGCTGACATTTTAatccagtggtgggcaaactttcttcatggggggccagaaagtttagaaataattgtagccaaaatttattttgatttgtgataaattgataatcgtgggccaatgccacatactaattatttcataggaccggcggggGGCCAGATAAAATCCATTCTcgggccgcagatggcccgcgggccgtactttgcccaccactgttttaaacaatatttaGTCCTATTTGGTTTGCACTAAGTAAGGTCAACTAGACCGATGTGTGGACGCTACCCCACACAAATAAAGAAAAGCTGGGTCCACACAGAGCAAGCTTACACGCGAGGCAATTTTCTCACGCACAAAATGGCCAGTGTAAACACGCTCCGGCTGAGGCGGCGCGCGCGAGGGGGGTCTAGATTTGCACAAAATAAGAATTTTTACCTGTCCTGCTGtcccatactaaaagttggtcACCATCGCAAGCAGATATAGCCAATGCATTCTCTGTGCCCGATGCAGACACAGTTGTGACTCCCTTCTTATGCACTTTATAAGCTTTTGTCGGGGCCACAAAGGCTGTCTTCAAACCAGATATGTGCTTTACCACAAGGCTGAGGTTTCCATGAGATATATACTGGTAGTTATCGGAGAATTCTATTTTAATCTTCCCatcactattatttaagcttgtTCTAAGTTCATCATGGACActattttgatttaaatatttggaGGATATCCAAGCTTTGCACTTTGGCAgtctgtaaaaaaattaaacaataatagACATTTAAGCATTGCCTGAAAGACATAATTCCatactataattttataaaagatACTTATTTCAAATGATAACCATTCTAATTGCATTGTACAGTTATCAACCACACAAAGGGATCGTATTTACACATAATGTAGTTATTTGTAAACAAATAGATAATAATTGAACTTTTAATGCATGCAATTTTCAGGTTCCATAAGTTGTCATGTGGCATATACAGGTAAAGCGAAAAAATTAGGGGCACTAACAGGGTCCACAAGATATATAGTAGACATAAACAGGGCAGGGCATAGGGCGGGGCATAGATGGCGGAAGGACTAACGCCTACTCAATAAATTATGGACTTTTGGGTGTCGAGGCTTTCTGTTAATCAGTTGGCCAGGCTTGGGCTTCCTAATAAAAGAAAACGTTTATCTATTAACTTACTTTATGACTTCATTCCAATCGCATTGAATTGTAATAACCGGGAATTTCGCCGACATGtttttaataagttaaaataaaaagtttttgacgGAGTCTTTCCAAATTGAAATACCACCAGGTGTGGATTtgcttttttattgttaagacgCTTATATTCTATCAATTAAACGCACATAATTGAGCGAAAAGAAGCAATAACAATGAACAACACTTTCAAGATGAGTTGCCTGAAGATGCGAATTTTGAAACTGACacttgacagctgacagataaAGGGCTGCGTTCTTAACGAGTAAAGTTATTAACGAGTGTAAAGTTAAACATGATTTATACAAACATTTGGAATGAGTATATTGTCTCTACAATGAATATCTACATGATTATGCATCAAATGTGTTGTTTATTCTACTTTAAATAGATAATTCATAGAATTACCCAGTTTTTCTTCTTATTTCGATTTGCAACTAATCTGCGGTTTTCGAACATACCCAAAAAGATATTTAAGCTACATTTATTATCGCTAAAAATGTgcttaaataattgtaaaaatatCAATGCTACCAATATTGAAAGCTTAGTTCTCTATCTTTATCTGTGCAGTCTGGCAGATCATATTGTCTTTTTAGTTTAGTCTGTGGGCTGAAACGACAAAAGAAAGTGGGCGAATAtgtgtttgtttttattgtaatcATAAATAGTGAAATCGAGGCGCCTAAATATCGTATATTGGTAAAGTTATGTCAAGTAATAGGTTTCTTTGCAAAAATGCATTTTTCTATACCTGATCTGCAGCAGTTCCAAGATGACAACGGAGTTTCATACACGGTAAGATGTTTGCCGTGCAAAGTATCCatctgtttaaaaaaaaatagttattgtTTTGTTACttgttaattaaatatttgtgttGGGTTAGTCAACGCATGTTGTTAAACGTTCTTAATTGTGATTTTACCTTTTAGGGCTACAATATTTACATAGATGGATTTTTCCACTGCACAACAAGGTATAAGCAGCTGCTTTGCCTTCACGAACAGTTGCAAGCACAAAATCCTTATTTTAAGTTACCACAATTCCCACCTAAGAAATTATTTCTAACCAGTTCCCAACTAGAGGAAAGGCGGATCTTATTGGAAAAGTATATTCAACTGGGTGAGTAAACATTTAGTAACtagttttaaaaatattaaatgatattggTCTGCTAATTTTTGTTGTGTTTGGTGAATCGTCATTAATTATTCCATTATTAGCAATGCGAAATGTACGTGTTTAGCAATCTTAACAGACAAAACAATATCATCATATCATATTTAGTTATGCTGGGCATTTTCCACTAATTAACAGCCCAATAGCATCATAAGTAATGGCACATTTCTTGTCATTAACAATGTGTAAGGCTTAAACACATTTCAggaaaaggtcacttctgtgaAACTTAACAACTTGTACCCATTTATACACGGTGGAAAAAAattactgcattcccgttgccatgagcaacttttactgaaatcacaaaaaaaaatagaaatttttTCGATTTGATTCAGCCAAattcgatttcggggttggtcccatagtaaatgTTGCTgaatataatcccaaaacctccctggcaacaggaatgcagttattttttagccaccctgtatatatcacattttttttttttgaaaacaagtactgaaaaaatgtatcccGCCTGTAAGTGTGCAGTTTAAAAAATTTGGACTAAGGACAATGTTTATTGCAGTTGGGCAAAATCCTATGTTGGCAAACTCCGAACTTCTGGTCACCTTCATGTTTTCGGCGCAACAAGAAACACATTCTGTGAGGATGCACGAAGTAGACATTGAAATATCTCTAATGAACGGTTACCGAATACCCCTCTCCGTCTCATCCACAGACTCCTCAAGCACAATACTTGACATTGCGTGTAATTATATCAATTTGCCAaaagaactgtcaaaatatttttcactgtaTCTTTTTAACTGGAGTTGTGCTAAGGACGGACAGCCGGCATTGAAAAAGCTGGAGGAATATGAGTCTCCATACATATCTCAAAAGTATGTTAGGCCTGAAGATAAAATTGTTTTAAGGAAGAGGTGAGGTAACAATATAAGTTTGAGTTGATACTGACCACAGTAAATTATAATTGGACGTAATTTAGGGAAAAGGAACCAATACACAAAAACATTTCAATAAGTAAATTTTGAACATTCTGTCAAACACAATAATCAAAGTTTTTGAGTATAGATCCTTTTTGCTGAACTATGTCCAATTGTAGTTATACATATGCTTGAATTAGAATGCAAAGctttctaaaggggcccactgattaacagtccgccggacggtatcggcctgtcagttagaacaaaattttgacagttccgaacaactgacaggctgataccatccggaggactgttaatcagtgggcccctttagtgtcCGTAAACCTAGCATATCAAGTGCTAGCATGTCAATCTTTTTTGAGAGTTCTAGTAGCATCCCTAATAGTTCTACAATTCTAGATGggtttttttaatagttctgctcattttccataattatcagataatatgtacaataaaaataacaatacaaAGTTAGCATGATTGTGTTTTGatgtttaagaaaaaaaaaacatttttatcagAGTTAACTTATTTATGacagaatattttttatttcagttaTTGGGACCTGTGCTATGATCTGGATTTAATGATAGATAGGGTGTCACTAGACCTTTTATATTTACAAACAATAGAAGAGCTTGATCTGGGCTGGTTAACAGCTGAGTCACATATCAAAGACATACTGAAATCATATGAAGAAAAGAAACAAAAGAGAGAGGTAagatttttaattaacatttgtatTTGTGGTCGGTTTCATGTCAACATGGAACTTAATCAACCTTGCAATATCCTCGTTTTTCGGGTTAATAGGCattaatcataataataatggtgtgtttttaattttaagatatattttataacaatattcattcattcattaatgAAAAGGCTCCTATCATCCATCTCATCTTATAAACTGTGCCACCTATTGGCAGTTTATTTAAtttgggtcttaggttagggtttttacaACGTGAGTATACAAGCACaataaacacttacaaaacattacaaaaaaatatataaacacattataaaaaacctaacctagccaacctagggtgccgcaggcagcggggcagggcccaagctattatgtttttattattaacttCGGATGATTCTCATCTAAGTTTATAGTAGTTTGTGAATGAAATGAAAACCCGGTGTGAGGTCtgataataaatacctaccatGATAGCATGTAATGAAATAACATAGAAATTATCTTAAAGTGGCTATCAGTAATGTTCTTTGTAGAGACATAACAGTCAATTTGGATCACAAACATCCTTATCTGACAGTAAAGAATATATCCTATTATTATGtgtacattaggtatattagtCTTGAGATAGTGTGGATAATTCCACACATAACACTAAATCTACTAAGTGGATCATTCTAAGTTAAGAGGTAATCACTTATATGAAAAAGTGGCAcaacataaatgttaaaattttgatctaattatacaatatttttattgaaacatctcttttatgtatatttgtaagctggtcagtatttttttttattttttaccattttagaAGACACCAGGGGAGAGACCATACTTTTTCTATGTAATAAACAGAGAAGGGTCTCTCCCCTGATCTCTTCAAAACGATAaacaaaatcgaaattttgaTCTGCCGTCTCACAAATTCGAGCAAATTAAAGTGTAATGATTCATTTAA
This genomic interval from Cydia splendana chromosome 4, ilCydSple1.2, whole genome shotgun sequence contains the following:
- the LOC134789771 gene encoding sorting nexin-17; translated protein: MHFSIPDLQQFQDDNGVSYTGYNIYIDGFFHCTTRYKQLLCLHEQLQAQNPYFKLPQFPPKKLFLTSSQLEERRILLEKYIQLVGQNPMLANSELLVTFMFSAQQETHSVRMHEVDIEISLMNGYRIPLSVSSTDSSSTILDIACNYINLPKELSKYFSLYLFNWSCAKDGQPALKKLEEYESPYISQKYVRPEDKIVLRKSYWDLCYDLDLMIDRVSLDLLYLQTIEELDLGWLTAESHIKDILKSYEEKKQKREYLELARTLRHYGRIPAGEAVTDSSNISGATGATCRVSVALAGRELMLTSPQAREQRYKVTRMRCWRITTLHGVDQSLSNGHRSLLEESNKNFELSFEYLISKDNLKWITLKTEHATFISVCLQSIVDELMRQKGGSGPASPRARGAGLTFLRRDGSSHRVTPSSSSDTLSSANGDSYNSGSSREIFSVQKLTEKFASVAFKTGKDCVENNAFEAIGDEEL